Proteins from a genomic interval of Diaminobutyricimonas aerilata:
- a CDS encoding 6-phosphofructokinase encodes MKIGILTSGGDAPGLNAVIRGIVFTGLQVYGHEFVGFLNGWKGLVDDTTIPLTRHQIMGISKQGGTILGTSRTNPFEHGGAERVKTVLERNGIDALIAIGGEGTLAAAKRLTDAGVRIVGVPKTVDNDLSATDYTFGFDTAVQIATEAMDRLRTTGDSHGRCMIAEVMGRHVGWIALHSGMAAGAHCILIPEQKTSIEQITEWVTSAHDRGRAPLVVVAEGFALDTMTDVHSERGLDAFGRPRLGGIGEHLAPLIEERTGIETRATTLGHIQRGGTPSAYDRVLATRLGMAALRTVLEEHWGCMVALRGTEIVHVPFEDALGKLKTVPQDRYDEARVLFG; translated from the coding sequence ATGAAGATCGGCATCCTCACCTCCGGCGGTGACGCCCCGGGCCTCAACGCGGTCATCCGCGGGATCGTGTTCACCGGCCTCCAGGTGTACGGGCACGAGTTCGTCGGCTTCCTGAACGGGTGGAAGGGTCTCGTCGACGACACGACGATCCCGCTGACGCGCCACCAGATCATGGGCATCAGCAAGCAGGGTGGCACGATCCTCGGCACGAGCCGTACCAATCCGTTCGAGCACGGCGGCGCCGAGCGGGTGAAGACGGTGCTCGAACGCAACGGCATCGACGCGCTCATCGCCATCGGCGGAGAGGGCACGCTCGCCGCCGCGAAGCGGCTGACGGATGCGGGGGTGCGCATCGTGGGCGTGCCGAAGACGGTCGACAACGACCTCTCTGCCACCGACTACACGTTCGGCTTCGACACCGCGGTGCAGATTGCCACCGAGGCGATGGACCGGTTGCGCACCACGGGCGACTCCCACGGCCGCTGCATGATCGCCGAGGTCATGGGCCGGCACGTCGGTTGGATCGCGCTGCATTCGGGCATGGCCGCCGGCGCCCACTGCATCCTCATCCCGGAGCAGAAGACCTCGATCGAGCAGATCACCGAGTGGGTGACCTCCGCGCACGATCGCGGTCGCGCGCCGCTCGTCGTCGTGGCGGAGGGCTTCGCACTCGACACGATGACCGACGTGCACTCGGAGCGCGGCCTCGACGCGTTCGGCCGCCCGCGTCTCGGCGGCATCGGTGAGCACCTCGCCCCGCTCATCGAGGAGCGCACCGGCATCGAGACCCGCGCGACGACCCTCGGCCACATCCAGCGCGGCGGCACCCCGTCGGCGTACGACCGCGTGCTCGCCACGCGACTCGGCATGGCCGCGCTGCGCACCGTGCTCGAGGAGCACTGGGGCTGCATGGTCGCACTGCGCGGCACCGAGATCGTGCACGTGCCCTTCGAGGATGCGCTCGGCAAGCTCAAGACGGTGCCGCAGGACCGCTACGACGAGGCGCGCGTCCTCTTCGGCTGA
- a CDS encoding MBL fold metallo-hydrolase, giving the protein MPEHTDRSIRVELIGGPTAVIDIGGLRFVTDPTFNPPGPQASGTSVLTKLVGPSRSPDELGSVDAVLLSHDQHGDNLDDAGRGFLATVPVTFSTVAAAERIGAGVTGLTPWQRTTLRRPDGRDLFVTAVPAVHGPDGMEASSGPVIGFVLHGDDLPSVYVSGDNASLRVVEEVAHHLGPITFAVLFGGGARVARLDAFLTLTSDQLPTATRLLDAAKIVPVHSEGWAHFTQDQASIRAAFDGSDVADRLVLLEPGEHAIL; this is encoded by the coding sequence ATGCCAGAACACACCGATCGATCCATCCGCGTCGAGCTGATCGGCGGCCCGACCGCCGTGATCGACATCGGCGGACTCCGCTTCGTCACCGACCCGACCTTCAACCCGCCCGGGCCCCAGGCCTCGGGCACCTCCGTGCTCACCAAACTCGTCGGCCCGTCGCGCTCGCCGGACGAGCTGGGCTCCGTCGACGCCGTGCTGCTCTCCCACGACCAGCACGGCGACAACCTCGACGACGCGGGCCGCGGGTTCCTCGCCACCGTTCCGGTGACGTTCTCCACCGTCGCCGCGGCGGAGCGGATCGGCGCGGGTGTCACCGGTCTCACGCCGTGGCAGCGCACGACCCTCCGCCGGCCCGACGGCCGGGACCTGTTCGTCACCGCGGTGCCCGCCGTCCACGGCCCCGACGGGATGGAGGCCTCTTCCGGACCGGTCATCGGATTCGTGCTCCACGGCGACGACCTGCCGAGCGTGTACGTCAGCGGCGACAACGCGTCCCTCCGGGTCGTGGAGGAGGTCGCCCACCACCTGGGCCCGATCACCTTCGCGGTGCTCTTCGGCGGCGGCGCGCGAGTCGCGCGGCTCGACGCGTTCCTGACGCTCACGAGCGACCAGCTCCCCACCGCGACCCGGCTGCTCGACGCGGCCAAGATCGTGCCGGTGCACAGCGAGGGATGGGCGCACTTCACCCAGGATCAGGCGTCGATCCGCGCGGCGTTCGACGGGAGCGACGTCGCCGACCGCCTCGTGCTGCTCGAGCCGGGGGAGCACGCGATCCTCTGA
- a CDS encoding GNAT family N-acetyltransferase has protein sequence MLEPVGTDAVLRWQRLWGVARGLPPADRLDGALRIPYGGATRQLEYLVFDDAAVDDVAALAARTRAAWVTVVTPEPLPISARLAARGLHLRSASETLMAISWADHPRRPLPEGYRAETVRDATHVVTVRVVDATGELAAQGTLAVDGDDAVPDRIETQRAHRRRGLGAAVMSALADRARDEGATHGLLIASIEGERLYSSLGWRALSPVVVAVSRV, from the coding sequence ATGCTCGAGCCGGTCGGTACGGATGCGGTGCTGCGCTGGCAGCGGTTGTGGGGCGTGGCCCGCGGGCTCCCGCCCGCGGACCGGCTCGACGGGGCGTTGCGCATCCCCTACGGCGGCGCGACGCGGCAACTCGAGTACCTCGTCTTCGACGACGCCGCGGTCGACGACGTCGCCGCTCTCGCGGCCCGCACCCGCGCGGCGTGGGTGACGGTCGTCACGCCCGAGCCGCTTCCGATCTCGGCGCGACTCGCGGCGCGTGGCCTGCACCTGCGGAGCGCATCGGAGACGCTCATGGCCATCTCGTGGGCGGACCATCCGCGGCGACCGTTGCCCGAGGGCTACCGCGCCGAGACCGTGCGGGACGCCACTCACGTGGTCACGGTCCGCGTCGTCGACGCCACGGGGGAGCTCGCCGCGCAAGGCACCCTCGCCGTGGACGGCGACGACGCGGTGCCCGACCGCATCGAGACGCAGCGCGCGCATCGCCGCCGCGGGCTCGGCGCCGCCGTGATGTCGGCTCTCGCCGACCGGGCGCGCGACGAGGGCGCGACCCACGGACTGCTCATCGCCTCGATCGAGGGCGAGCGGCTCTACTCCTCGCTCGGCTGGCGCGCGCTCTCGCCGGTCGTCGTCGCGGTCTCCCGGGTCTGA
- a CDS encoding LLM class flavin-dependent oxidoreductase, with product MKELGDVSLGLAGALGPDRIGRLAVEIERAGFFGLWVNDTPGGDALTALAAAARVTSRIRLGAGVIALDRRPAEQIAAALGDLPQERLVLGLGVGRGSRGSLDGMRDAVALLRERTEASVVVGALGPRMRGLAARVGDGVLLNWLPAAAADEQRAELQRVAADAGRPAPRTILYVRTIVDDAARPALEREAARYGGVPAYAANFERLGVEPIDTTLTPPLEEGIRTYRGAVDELVLRAITADDAEPSYARFIETAAAALA from the coding sequence ATGAAAGAGCTCGGCGACGTCTCCCTCGGGCTGGCCGGCGCGCTCGGCCCCGATCGCATCGGCCGGCTCGCGGTCGAGATCGAACGGGCCGGGTTCTTCGGGCTCTGGGTCAACGACACTCCGGGAGGCGACGCCCTGACCGCACTCGCCGCCGCCGCGCGAGTGACCTCCCGCATCCGGCTCGGCGCGGGCGTGATCGCGCTCGACCGGCGTCCGGCCGAGCAGATTGCGGCGGCGCTGGGCGACCTCCCGCAGGAGCGGCTCGTGCTCGGACTCGGCGTCGGCCGTGGCAGTCGGGGGTCGCTCGACGGCATGCGGGACGCGGTCGCCCTGCTGCGCGAGCGCACCGAAGCGTCCGTGGTCGTCGGCGCGCTGGGCCCTCGGATGCGCGGACTGGCGGCGCGTGTAGGGGACGGGGTTCTGCTCAACTGGCTGCCCGCCGCTGCTGCCGACGAGCAGCGGGCCGAACTTCAGCGCGTGGCCGCCGATGCTGGGCGGCCGGCGCCTCGCACGATCCTGTACGTGCGCACGATCGTCGACGACGCGGCCCGTCCGGCGCTCGAGCGCGAGGCGGCCCGCTACGGCGGAGTGCCCGCCTATGCGGCGAACTTCGAGCGCCTCGGTGTCGAGCCGATCGACACGACGCTCACGCCGCCGCTCGAGGAGGGCATCCGCACCTACCGCGGCGCCGTCGACGAGCTCGTGCTGCGCGCGATCACCGCGGACGACGCCGAGCCCTCCTACGCGCGGTTCATCGAGACGGCGGCCGCCGCGCTGGCGTGA